The following proteins are co-located in the Anomalospiza imberbis isolate Cuckoo-Finch-1a 21T00152 chromosome 1, ASM3175350v1, whole genome shotgun sequence genome:
- the EAF1 gene encoding ELL-associated factor 1, with the protein MNGSANSLLDKEEHPLQLGESFERRPKASFHTIRYDFKPASIDTSCEGDLQVGKGDDVTITLPHIPGSTPPMTVFKGNKRPYQKDCVLIINHDTGEYVLEKLSSSIQVKKTRAEGSSKIQARIEQQSARASQPPSQFRAPTKPAVGPKTSPLKDNPSPEPQLDDIKRELRAEVEIIEQMSSSSGSSSSDSESSSGSEDESSSSEGEEPAHVSPSQPPHQQYNNRNAVANGTSRPQGSNQLMNTLRNDLQLSESGSDSDD; encoded by the exons atGAACGGCTCGGCGAACTCGTTGCTGGACAAGGAGGAGCACCCGCTGCAGCTGGGCGAGAGCTTCGAGCGGCGGCCCAAGGCCTCCTTCCACACCATCCGCT ATGATTTTAAGCCAGCATCGATTGATACGTCTTGTGAGGGGGACCTCCAAGTGGGTAAAGGAGATGATGTTACCATCACTTTGCCACATATTCCA GGTTCAACTCCACCAATGACTGtctttaaaggaaataaaaggccATATCAGAAGGATTGTGTTCTTATTATCAATCATGACACTGGGGAATATGTGCTGGAAAAACTTAGTAGCAGCATTCAAGTCAAGAAAACAAG AGCAGAGGGCAGCAGTAAGATCCAAGCCCGAATAGAGCAACAGTCTGCCCGAGCATCTCAGCCTCCTTCACAGTTCAGAGCCCCAACCAAGCCAGCAGTTGGACCTAAAACTTCTCCTTTGAAGGATAATCCTTCACCAGAGCCCCAGCTGGACGATATTAAGAGAG agCTGAGAGCAGAGGTTGAAATTATTGAGCagatgagcagcagcagtggaagcAGCTCATCGGATTCAGAGAGCTCATCTGGGAGCGAAGATGAAAGCTCCAGCAGCGAGGGGGAAGAGCCAGCACATGTTTCCCCTTCCCAGCCACCACACCAGCAGTATAACAACAGGAATGCTGTTGCTAATGGCACCAGCAGGCCACAAGGAAGCAATCAGCTCATGAACACGCTCC GAAATGACTTGCAGTTGAGTGAATCTGGGAGTGACAGTGATGACTAG